Proteins encoded in a region of the Triticum dicoccoides isolate Atlit2015 ecotype Zavitan chromosome 3A, WEW_v2.0, whole genome shotgun sequence genome:
- the LOC119271235 gene encoding uncharacterized protein LOC119271235, with the protein MAQPPPWKAMYLPVTSDAIRSAAAFKRSVAAARRDLASPLVLDTRDAEGRYTLLESALTHIDHASGSLSAFIINTVVAERLTLHGCGAVPSEPVARIGDLRDGHGRHDEWLALVRLQAAREHAEDALRRVEGAYTLLGSVRFMLHSQNPDAPGRRQAMEGQLHALDLQPVVVGVASMSALASLATEPPIRYRIQ; encoded by the coding sequence atggcgCAGCCGCCGCCATGGAAGGCGATGTACCTGCCTGTGACGAGCGACGCGATCCGATCCGCCGCCGCCTTCAAGCGAAGCGTCGCCGCCGCGCGTCGCGATCTGGCGTCCCCGCTGGTGCTGGACACCCGCGACGCCGAGGGGCGGTACACCTTGCTGGAGTCCGCGCTGACCCACATCGACCACGCATCCGGCTCCCTCTCCGCTTTCATCATCAACACGGTGGTGGCCGAGCGCCTGACGCTCCACGGCTGCGGCGCCGTCCCATCGGAGCCGGTGGCCCGCATCGGCGACCTCCGCGACGGCCACGGgcgccacgacgagtggcttgctctcGTCAGGCTCCAGGCCGCCAGGGAGCACGCCGAGGACGCGCTCCGCCGAGTGGAGGGGGCCTACACCCTCCTGGGCTCCGTCCGGTTCATGCTTCACAGCCAGAACCCCGACGCTCCAGGGCGCCGGCAAGCCATGGAAGGGCAGCTCCACGCCCTCGATCTCCAGCCCGTCGTGGTCGGCGTGGCGAGCATGTCCGCGCTGGCCTCCTTGGCCACCGAGCCCCCCATCCGCTACCGCATCCAGTGA
- the LOC119271236 gene encoding uncharacterized protein LOC119271236: MAEWRNMAAGAAGGSFTYINETTAIAGSIIVARLQYGLAAEDCRGFGPGVHPPPNAGQGASAGGPIIDLAIARVKRVRRLHAVLGNVFSLCVARIGLQGNALGRWNSWQLQHADAARRAETALQRLLSARSHGHAAFSVFQVMLRPPSPPAVAHAWAPAAEQLLLRAIDDLAAAEAALGQMRPAIVAQYIHAWVLLHG, encoded by the coding sequence ATGGCGGAGTGGAGGAAcatggcggcgggggcggcgggtggCAGCTTCACCTACATCAACGAGACGACCGCGATTGCGGGGTCCATCATTGTCGCCCGCCTGCAGTACGGCCTGGCCGCCGAGGACTGCCGCGGATTCGGCCCGGGCGTGCACCCGCCGCCCAACGCCGGCCAGGGCGCTTCAGCAGGCGGCCCCATCATCGACCTCGCCATCGCCCGGGTCAAGCGCGTCCGCAGGCTCCACGCCGTCCTGGGCAACGTCTTCTCCCTCTGCGTCGCGCGCATCGGGCTCCAGGGCAACGCGCTGGGGCGGTGGAACAGCTGGCAACTCCAACacgccgacgccgcccgccgcgcgGAGACGGCGCTGCAGCGCCTGCTCTCCGCGAGGTCGCACGGCCATGCGGCCTTCAGCGTCTTCCAGGTCATGCtcaggccgccgtcgccgccagcaGTCGCCCACGCCTGGGCGCCCGCGGCCGAGCAGCTCCTGCTCCGCGCGATCGACGATCTGGCTGCGGCGGAGGCCGCGCTGGGGCAGATGCGCCCGGCCATCGTCGCCCAGTACATCCACGCCTGGGTGCTTCTGCACGGCTGA